The following proteins are encoded in a genomic region of Streptococcus gwangjuense:
- a CDS encoding F0F1 ATP synthase subunit gamma, with the protein MAVSLNDIKTKIASTKNTSQITNAMQMVSAAKLGRSEEAARNFQVYAQKVRKLLTDILHGNGAGSSTNPMLISRPVKKTGYIVITSDRGLVGGYNSSILKAVMELKEEYHPDGKGFEMICIGGMGADFFKARGIQPLYELRGLADQPSFDEVRKIISKTVEMYQNELFDELYVCYNHHVNTLTSQMRVEQMLPIVDLDPNEADDSYSLTFELETSREEILEQLLPQFAESMIYGAIIDAKTAENAAGMTAMQTATDNAKKVINDLTIQYNRARQAAITQEITEIVAGASALE; encoded by the coding sequence ATGGCAGTATCTCTAAATGATATTAAAACAAAAATCGCCTCAACAAAAAATACGAGTCAAATCACTAATGCCATGCAGATGGTATCAGCTGCTAAGCTAGGTCGTTCTGAAGAAGCTGCTCGCAACTTCCAAGTTTATGCTCAAAAAGTTCGTAAACTTTTGACGGATATTCTTCATGGTAATGGAGCTGGTAGTTCAACTAATCCGATGTTGATTAGTCGTCCAGTTAAGAAGACAGGCTATATCGTCATTACTTCAGACCGCGGTTTGGTTGGAGGTTATAATTCTTCTATTCTGAAAGCCGTTATGGAGCTGAAAGAAGAATACCATCCAGACGGTAAAGGTTTTGAAATGATTTGTATTGGTGGAATGGGAGCTGATTTCTTTAAGGCTCGTGGTATTCAACCACTTTATGAATTACGTGGCTTGGCAGACCAACCTAGCTTTGATGAAGTTCGTAAGATTATTTCAAAAACTGTTGAAATGTACCAAAATGAACTTTTTGATGAACTCTATGTCTGCTACAACCACCATGTCAATACGCTAACTAGTCAAATGCGTGTGGAGCAAATGCTTCCAATTGTTGACTTGGATCCAAATGAAGCAGATGACAGTTACAGCTTGACCTTTGAATTGGAAACTAGCCGAGAAGAAATTTTGGAGCAGTTGTTGCCTCAGTTTGCAGAAAGTATGATTTACGGGGCTATTATCGATGCTAAGACAGCTGAAAATGCTGCGGGTATGACCGCCATGCAAACAGCGACAGATAATGCTAAGAAAGTCATTAATGATTTGACAATTCAGTATAACCGTGCCAGACAGGCGGCGATTACACAAGAAATTACAGAAATCGTAGCAGGAGCTAGTGCCTTAGAATAG
- the atpA gene encoding F0F1 ATP synthase subunit alpha, with the protein MAINAQEISALIKQQIENFKPNFDVTETGVVTYIGDGIARAHGLENAMSGELLIFENGSYGMAQNLESTDVGIIILGDFTDIREGDTIRRTGKIMEVPVGESLIGRVVDPLGRPVDGLGEIHTDKTRPVEAPAPGVMQRKSVSEPLQTGLKAIDALVPIGRGQRELIIGDRQTGKTTIAIDTILNQKGQDMICIYVAIGQKESTVRTQVETLRQYGALDYTIVVTASASQPSPLLFLAPYAGVAMAEEFMYQGKHVLIVYDDLSKQAVAYRELSLLLRRPPGREAFPGDVFYLHSRLLERSAKVSDELGGGSITALPFIETQAGDISAYIATNVISITDGQIFLGDGLFNAGIRPAIDAGSSVSRVGGSAQIKAMKKVAGTLRIDLASYRELEAFTKFGSDLDAATQAKLNRGRRTVEVLKQPVHKPLPVEKQVTILYALTHGFLDTVPVDEIVRFEEEFHAFFDAQHPEILETIRDTKDLPEEAVLDAAITEFLNQTSFQ; encoded by the coding sequence TTGGCAATTAACGCACAAGAAATCAGCGCTTTAATTAAGCAACAAATTGAAAATTTCAAACCCAATTTTGATGTGACTGAAACAGGTGTTGTAACCTATATCGGGGACGGTATCGCGCGTGCTCACGGCCTTGAAAATGCCATGAGTGGAGAGTTGTTGATTTTTGAAAACGGCTCTTATGGGATGGCTCAAAACTTGGAGTCAACAGACGTTGGTATTATCATCCTAGGTGACTTTACAGATATCCGTGAAGGCGATACAATCCGCCGTACAGGTAAAATCATGGAAGTCCCAGTAGGTGAAAGTCTGATTGGTCGTGTTGTGGACCCACTTGGTCGTCCAGTTGACGGTCTTGGAGAAATCCACACTGATAAAACTCGTCCAGTAGAAGCGCCAGCTCCTGGTGTTATGCAACGTAAGTCTGTATCAGAACCATTGCAAACTGGTTTGAAAGCTATCGACGCCCTTGTACCGATTGGTCGTGGTCAACGTGAGTTGATTATCGGTGACCGTCAGACAGGGAAAACAACAATTGCGATTGATACAATCTTGAACCAAAAGGGTCAAGATATGATCTGTATCTACGTAGCGATTGGACAAAAAGAATCAACAGTTCGTACACAAGTAGAAACACTACGTCAGTACGGTGCCTTGGACTACACAATCGTTGTGACAGCTTCTGCTTCACAACCATCTCCATTGCTCTTCCTAGCTCCTTATGCTGGGGTTGCCATGGCGGAAGAATTTATGTACCAAGGTAAGCATGTTTTGATTGTTTATGATGATTTATCAAAACAAGCGGTAGCTTATCGTGAACTATCACTCTTGCTTCGTCGTCCTCCAGGTCGTGAAGCCTTCCCAGGGGATGTTTTCTATCTTCACAGCCGTTTGCTTGAGCGCTCAGCTAAAGTTTCTGATGAACTTGGTGGTGGATCTATTACAGCCCTACCGTTTATCGAGACACAAGCAGGAGATATCTCTGCCTATATCGCAACCAACGTGATTTCAATCACTGATGGACAAATCTTCCTTGGTGATGGTCTCTTCAATGCAGGTATTCGTCCAGCCATCGATGCGGGTTCTTCTGTATCGCGTGTAGGTGGTTCTGCACAAATCAAAGCCATGAAAAAGGTTGCTGGTACACTTCGTATCGACCTTGCTTCATACCGTGAGTTGGAAGCTTTCACTAAGTTTGGTTCTGACTTGGATGCAGCAACGCAGGCTAAGTTGAATCGTGGTCGTCGTACAGTTGAAGTTTTGAAACAACCTGTTCACAAACCATTACCTGTTGAGAAACAAGTAACCATTCTCTATGCTTTGACACATGGTTTCTTGGATACTGTTCCAGTAGATGAAATTGTTCGTTTTGAGGAAGAGTTCCATGCCTTCTTTGATGCTCAACATCCAGAGATTTTGGAAACCATTCGTGATACAAAAGACTTGCCAGAAGAAGCAGTCTTGGATGCTGCGATTACAGAGTTTCTCAATCAAACCAGCTTCCAGTAA
- a CDS encoding F0F1 ATP synthase subunit delta, producing the protein MDKKTVKVIEKYSMPFVQLVLEKGEEDRIFSDLAQIKQVAEETGLPSFLKKVAVDESDKEKTIAFFQDSVSSLLQNFIQVLIYNHRANLFYDILVDCLNRLEKETNRFEVTITSAHPLTDEQKSRLLPLIEKKMSLKVRSVKEQIDESLIGGFVIFANHKTIDVSIKQQLKVVKENLK; encoded by the coding sequence ATGGACAAGAAAACAGTAAAGGTAATTGAAAAATACAGCATGCCTTTTGTCCAATTGGTTTTAGAAAAAGGAGAAGAAGACCGTATCTTTTCAGACTTAGCTCAAATCAAGCAAGTTGCTGAAGAAACAGGCTTACCTTCTTTTTTAAAAAAAGTGGCAGTAGACGAGTCTGACAAGGAAAAAACGATTGCGTTCTTCCAAGATTCAGTATCATCTTTATTGCAAAACTTTATTCAGGTTCTTATCTACAATCACAGAGCAAATCTTTTTTATGATATTCTTGTAGATTGCTTGAACCGACTTGAAAAAGAAACAAATCGATTTGAAGTGACGATTACGTCAGCTCATCCTTTAACTGATGAACAGAAGAGTCGCTTGCTCCCTTTGATTGAGAAAAAAATGTCTCTTAAAGTAAGGAGTGTAAAAGAACAAATCGATGAAAGTCTTATTGGTGGTTTTGTCATTTTTGCCAATCACAAGACAATTGATGTGAGTATTAAACAACAACTTAAAGTTGTTAAAGAAAATTTGAAATAG
- the atpF gene encoding F0F1 ATP synthase subunit B produces the protein MNVTVGELLGDFILIAGSFILLLVLVKKYAWSNLTSIFEQRAEKIAADIDGAEQARQKAEVLAQKREDELAGSRKEAKTIIENAKETAEKSKASILADAKLEAGRLKEKANQEIAQNKAEALQSVKGEVADLTISLAGKIISQNLDGHAHKELIDQYIDQLGEA, from the coding sequence ATGAATGTAACAGTAGGTGAATTACTTGGTGATTTTATACTAATCGCTGGTTCCTTTATTCTCTTGCTAGTCTTGGTTAAGAAATACGCTTGGTCAAATTTGACTAGCATTTTCGAACAAAGAGCAGAAAAAATTGCAGCAGATATTGACGGAGCTGAACAAGCACGTCAAAAAGCAGAAGTATTGGCTCAGAAACGCGAAGATGAATTGGCTGGTAGCCGTAAAGAAGCTAAGACAATCATTGAGAATGCGAAAGAAACAGCTGAGAAAAGCAAAGCTAGTATTTTAGCAGATGCTAAGCTAGAAGCAGGACGCTTGAAAGAAAAAGCGAACCAAGAAATTGCTCAAAATAAAGCTGAAGCTTTACAAAGCGTTAAGGGTGAGGTAGCAGATTTGACAATCAGCTTGGCTGGTAAAATCATCTCACAAAACCTTGACGGTCATGCCCATAAAGAACTCATTGATCAGTATATCGATCAGTTAGGAGAAGCTTAA
- the atpB gene encoding F0F1 ATP synthase subunit A: MEESINPTINIGPVTFNLTIVVLTLLTVALIFGFIYWATRNMTLRPTGKQNVLEYLFDFVVGFTKSNLGPMIKDYSLFYFCLFLFMAIANNIGLMARIQTTDGVNLWTSPTANLSFDLVLSFTIILMTHVEGIRRRGIKKYLKAFVTPGFMTPMNLLEEVTNLLSLALRVFGNIFAGEVMASMLVLLSHQAFYWYPIAFGTNLIWTAFSVFISCVQAYVFTLLSSMYLGNKINDEE, encoded by the coding sequence ATGGAAGAAAGTATTAATCCAACCATCAATATTGGTCCTGTTACCTTTAATTTAACCATAGTAGTTTTGACTTTGTTGACTGTAGCACTTATTTTTGGCTTTATTTATTGGGCAACTCGAAATATGACTTTGAGACCCACAGGAAAACAAAATGTATTAGAGTATTTATTTGATTTTGTTGTTGGATTTACAAAATCAAACCTTGGTCCAATGATAAAGGATTATTCTCTCTTTTATTTCTGTTTATTCCTATTTATGGCCATTGCAAATAATATTGGCTTAATGGCTAGAATTCAGACTACAGATGGTGTAAATCTTTGGACCTCACCAACAGCAAATTTGTCATTTGACTTGGTCTTGTCTTTTACAATTATCTTGATGACCCACGTAGAAGGAATTCGTCGTCGTGGAATCAAAAAGTATTTAAAAGCATTTGTAACACCAGGTTTTATGACACCAATGAATCTCTTAGAAGAAGTTACCAATCTCCTTTCACTTGCATTGCGGGTCTTTGGTAATATCTTTGCAGGGGAAGTGATGGCAAGTATGTTAGTCCTACTTTCTCATCAGGCCTTCTATTGGTATCCTATTGCTTTTGGAACAAATCTAATCTGGACTGCATTTTCTGTTTTTATTTCTTGTGTACAAGCATATGTATTTACATTGTTATCTTCAATGTACCTAGGAAATAAAATTAATGATGAAGAATAG
- a CDS encoding F0F1 ATP synthase subunit C, whose protein sequence is MNLTFFGLCLACMGVSLGEGMLMNGLLKSVARQPDIISELRSLMILGVAFIEGTFFVTLVFSFIIK, encoded by the coding sequence ATGAATTTAACATTTTTCGGTCTATGTCTTGCCTGTATGGGTGTATCTCTTGGTGAAGGTATGTTGATGAACGGTTTGTTGAAATCAGTTGCTCGCCAACCAGATATCATCTCAGAACTACGTAGTTTGATGATCCTAGGGGTTGCCTTTATTGAAGGTACTTTCTTTGTTACTCTTGTCTTTTCATTTATCATCAAATAA
- a CDS encoding peptidase U32 family protein, which produces MTKTLKRPEVLSPAGTLEKLKVAVQYGADAVFIGGQAYGLRSRAGNFTFEQMEEGVQFAAKYGAKVYVAANMVMHEGNEAGAGEWFRKLRDIGIAAVIVSDPALIMIAATEAPGLEIHLSTQASATNYETLEFWKELGLTRVVLAREVSMEELAEIRKRTDVEIEAFVHGAMCISYSGRCTLSNHMSMRDANRGGCSQSCRWKYDLYDMPFGKERKSLKGEIPEEFSMSAVDMSMIDHIPDMIENGVDSLKIEGRMKSIHYVSTVTNCYKAAVDAYLESPEKFEAIKQDLIDEMWKVAQRELATGFYYGTPSENEQLFGARRKIPEYKFVAEVVSYDEATQTATIRQRNVINEGDQVEFYGPGFRHFETYIEDLHDAKGNKIDRAPNPMELLTIKVPQPVQAGDMVRALKEGLINLYKEDGTSVTVRA; this is translated from the coding sequence ATGACAAAAACATTAAAACGTCCTGAGGTTTTATCACCTGCAGGAACTTTAGAGAAGCTAAAAGTAGCTGTTCAGTATGGGGCAGATGCTGTCTTTATCGGTGGTCAGGCCTATGGTCTTCGTAGTCGTGCAGGTAACTTTACTTTCGAACAGATGGAAGAAGGCGTGCAGTTTGCTGCCAAGTATGGGGCTAAGGTCTATGTGGCTGCCAACATGGTTATGCACGAAGGAAATGAAGCTGGTGCTGGTGAGTGGTTCCGTAAACTGCGTGATATCGGGATTGCTGCAGTTATCGTATCTGACCCAGCCTTGATTATGATTGCAGCGACTGAAGCACCGGGGCTTGAAATTCACCTCTCTACTCAAGCCAGCGCCACTAACTATGAAACTCTTGAGTTCTGGAAAGAACTTGGCTTGACGCGTGTCGTTTTGGCGCGTGAGGTTTCAATGGAAGAATTGGCAGAAATTCGCAAACGCACAGACGTTGAGATTGAAGCTTTTGTCCATGGAGCTATGTGTATTTCTTACTCAGGTCGTTGTACTCTTTCAAACCACATGAGTATGCGTGATGCCAACCGTGGAGGGTGTTCTCAGTCTTGCCGTTGGAAATATGATCTCTACGATATGCCATTTGGGAAAGAACGTAAGAGCTTGAAAGGTGAGATTCCTGAAGAATTTTCAATGTCAGCCGTTGATATGTCTATGATTGACCATATTCCAGATATGATTGAAAATGGAGTAGACAGTCTCAAAATCGAAGGACGTATGAAGTCTATTCACTACGTATCCACAGTAACAAACTGCTACAAGGCTGCTGTTGATGCTTATCTAGAAAGTCCTGAAAAGTTTGAAGCGATCAAACAAGACTTGATTGATGAGATGTGGAAGGTCGCCCAACGTGAATTGGCAACAGGTTTCTACTACGGTACACCATCTGAAAATGAGCAGTTGTTTGGTGCTCGTCGTAAAATTCCTGAGTACAAGTTTGTCGCTGAAGTGGTTTCTTATGATGAAGCGACACAAACAGCGACCATTCGTCAACGGAATGTCATTAACGAAGGCGACCAAGTTGAGTTTTATGGCCCAGGTTTCCGTCATTTTGAAACGTATATCGAAGATTTACATGATGCCAAAGGCAATAAAATCGACCGCGCTCCAAATCCGATGGAACTATTGACTATTAAGGTGCCTCAACCTGTTCAAGCAGGAGACATGGTTCGAGCTCTCAAAGAAGGACTCATCAATCTTTATAAGGAAGATGGAACCAGCGTCACAGTGCGTGCTTAA
- a CDS encoding GntR family transcriptional regulator: MLPAYMKIHDQIKKDIDEHRWAIGERLPSERDLAEQFAVSRMTLRQAVSLLVEEGVLERRVGSGTFVSSTRVQEKMRGTTSFTEIVKSQGKVPSSQLISYRKTIPNEQEVAKLRISPTENIIRMERVRYADQVPLVYEVASIPEKFIKDFKKEEITSHFFQTLQKHGYRIGKSQQTIYARLAKEKIAHYLEVERGHAILGLTQVSYLEDGTAFEYVKSQYVGERFEFYLENN, encoded by the coding sequence ATGTTACCCGCTTATATGAAAATCCATGATCAGATTAAAAAGGATATTGACGAACATCGTTGGGCCATTGGTGAGAGACTTCCCAGTGAACGAGATTTAGCAGAGCAGTTTGCGGTTAGTCGCATGACTCTCCGCCAAGCTGTATCTCTGTTAGTCGAAGAAGGCGTCTTAGAGCGCCGCGTAGGAAGTGGCACCTTTGTTTCTAGTACTCGAGTACAAGAAAAGATGCGAGGGACAACCAGTTTTACTGAAATTGTTAAGTCCCAAGGTAAAGTACCCTCTAGCCAGCTCATTTCCTACAGAAAAACAATTCCCAATGAGCAGGAAGTTGCCAAGCTAAGAATTTCTCCTACCGAAAATATTATCCGAATGGAACGGGTCCGCTATGCCGACCAAGTTCCTCTAGTTTATGAAGTTGCTTCTATTCCTGAAAAATTCATTAAGGACTTTAAAAAAGAAGAAATCACCAGTCATTTCTTCCAAACCCTGCAAAAACACGGCTACCGTATCGGTAAATCACAGCAGACTATTTACGCTCGTCTAGCTAAAGAAAAGATTGCTCACTATTTGGAAGTTGAAAGAGGACATGCTATTCTTGGATTAACCCAGGTTTCCTATCTAGAAGATGGGACAGCTTTTGAATACGTGAAAAGTCAGTATGTTGGCGAACGTTTTGAATTTTATCTTGAAAATAACTAG
- the guaA gene encoding glutamine-hydrolyzing GMP synthase yields MSNISTDLQDVEKIIVLDYGSQYNQLISRRIREIGVFSELKSHKISAAEVREINPVGIILSGGPNSVYEDGSFDIDPEIFELGIPILGICYGMQLLTHKLGGKVVPAGDAGNREYGQSTLTHTPSALFESTPDEQTVLMSHGDAVTEIPADFVRTGTSADCPYAAIENPDKHIYGIQFHPEVRHSVYGNDILRNFALNICKAKGDWSMDNFIDMQIKKIRETVGDKRVLLGLSGGVDSSVVGVLLQKAIGDQLICIFVDHGLLRKGEADQVMDMLGGKFGLNIVKADAAKRFLDKLAGVSDPEQKRKIIGNEFVYVFDDEASKLKDVKFLAQGTLYTDVIESGTDTAQTIKSHHNVGGLPEDMQFELIEPLNTLYKDEVRALGTELGMPDHIVWRQPFPGPGLAIRVMGEITEEKLETVRESDAILREEIAKAGLDRDIWQYFTVNTGVRSVGVMGDGRTYDYTIAIRAITSIDGMTADFAKIPWDVLQKISVRIVNEVDHVNRIVYDITSKPPATVEWE; encoded by the coding sequence ATGAGCAACATTTCAACTGATTTGCAAGATGTAGAAAAAATCATCGTTTTGGACTATGGTAGCCAATACAACCAGCTGATTTCACGCCGTATCCGTGAGATTGGTGTTTTTTCAGAATTAAAGAGCCATAAAATTTCAGCTGCTGAAGTTCGTGAAATCAATCCGGTAGGAATCATTCTTTCAGGTGGTCCAAACTCTGTATACGAAGATGGTTCATTCGATATTGACCCAGAAATTTTCGAACTTGGAATTCCTATTTTGGGAATCTGTTATGGTATGCAGTTGTTGACCCATAAACTTGGAGGAAAAGTTGTTCCCGCAGGTGATGCTGGAAATCGTGAATATGGTCAATCAACCCTAACTCACACACCATCAGCTCTTTTTGAATCAACACCTGATGAACAGACTGTTTTGATGAGCCATGGTGATGCAGTTACTGAGATTCCTGCTGACTTTGTTCGTACAGGGACTTCAGCTGATTGCCCTTACGCAGCCATTGAAAATCCAGATAAACACATTTACGGTATCCAATTCCACCCAGAAGTTCGTCATTCTGTATACGGAAATGATATCCTTCGTAACTTTGCCCTTAACATCTGTAAAGCTAAAGGCGATTGGTCAATGGATAACTTTATTGATATGCAGATCAAAAAAATCCGTGAAACAGTTGGAGATAAACGTGTCCTTCTTGGCCTTTCAGGTGGGGTTGACTCTTCAGTTGTTGGGGTTCTTCTTCAGAAAGCAATTGGCGATCAATTGATCTGTATCTTTGTAGACCACGGTCTTCTTCGTAAAGGAGAAGCTGACCAAGTTATGGACATGCTTGGTGGTAAGTTTGGTTTAAATATCGTTAAAGCAGATGCTGCAAAACGTTTCCTCGACAAACTTGCTGGTGTTTCTGACCCTGAGCAAAAACGTAAAATCATCGGTAATGAATTTGTCTATGTATTCGATGACGAAGCAAGCAAGCTCAAAGATGTGAAATTCCTTGCTCAAGGTACCTTATATACAGACGTTATCGAGTCTGGTACAGATACAGCTCAAACTATCAAGTCACACCACAACGTGGGTGGTCTTCCAGAAGACATGCAGTTTGAATTGATTGAACCACTCAACACTCTTTATAAAGACGAAGTTCGTGCCCTTGGTACAGAGCTTGGTATGCCAGACCATATCGTATGGCGCCAACCATTCCCAGGACCAGGCCTTGCTATCCGTGTCATGGGAGAAATTACTGAAGAAAAACTTGAAACCGTTCGTGAGTCAGACGCTATTCTTCGTGAGGAAATTGCTAAAGCTGGTCTTGATCGCGATATCTGGCAATACTTCACAGTTAACACAGGCGTTCGTTCAGTCGGCGTTATGGGTGACGGTCGTACTTATGACTACACGATTGCAATCCGTGCGATCACTTCTATCGATGGTATGACTGCTGACTTTGCCAAAATTCCATGGGATGTCCTTCAAAAAATCTCAGTACGTATCGTAAACGAAGTGGATCATGTTAACCGTATCGTCTATGATATTACAAGTAAACCACCTGCAACCGTTGAGTGGGAGTAA
- a CDS encoding ABC transporter ATP-binding protein, which translates to METILRVESLKKHYGKEPNITKALDGISFQVVKGEFLGIMGSSGSGKTTLLNCLATIIKPTDGSIQMQGKDLGQLKGNHLADYRGKEIGYLFQNFELLDNLTAKENILLPLSLHKVDTNESKVRLELLSQYLDISELLNKFPSQLSGGQRQRVAAARALILDPKIVFADEPTGALDSKNATILMQKLSEMNQVEETTILMVTHDSVAASFCNRILFIQDGKLFHEIRRDYPRESQEDFYHRILKVMAALAGGDGNVF; encoded by the coding sequence ATGGAAACCATTTTACGAGTAGAATCATTAAAAAAGCATTATGGGAAAGAGCCCAATATTACCAAAGCCTTGGATGGCATATCTTTTCAAGTTGTCAAAGGCGAGTTCTTAGGAATTATGGGGAGTAGCGGTTCTGGGAAAACAACCCTTCTTAACTGTCTCGCTACTATTATTAAGCCAACTGATGGCTCTATTCAAATGCAAGGAAAAGATTTAGGTCAGTTAAAAGGGAACCATTTGGCTGATTATCGTGGCAAGGAAATTGGCTATCTCTTCCAGAATTTTGAGCTTTTGGACAATCTGACTGCCAAAGAGAATATTTTACTTCCCTTATCTTTGCACAAGGTCGATACTAATGAAAGCAAGGTTCGGTTAGAATTGCTTTCCCAGTATCTGGATATTTCTGAACTTCTAAATAAGTTCCCATCTCAATTATCAGGTGGTCAACGGCAAAGGGTAGCTGCTGCGCGCGCCTTAATTTTAGACCCTAAGATTGTATTTGCGGACGAGCCCACAGGGGCTTTGGATTCAAAAAATGCGACCATTTTGATGCAAAAATTATCCGAAATGAATCAAGTGGAAGAAACCACCATTCTCATGGTGACCCACGATTCCGTAGCAGCTAGCTTTTGCAACCGCATCTTGTTTATCCAAGATGGAAAACTATTCCATGAAATCCGTCGCGATTATCCAAGAGAAAGTCAAGAAGACTTCTACCACAGAATACTAAAGGTCATGGCTGCACTAGCTGGAGGTGATGGTAATGTTTTCTAA